In the genome of Dermacentor variabilis isolate Ectoservices chromosome 5, ASM5094787v1, whole genome shotgun sequence, one region contains:
- the LOC142582088 gene encoding cytochrome P450 3A31-like: MAQCALFFLAGQDTTSTVISFTLYLLAIHPDVQEKLREEVDECFKVHGEHPSLDVVTKLKYLDCVVSESLRMYPPATRIERSPYEDYVLGDTGVKVKKGELVAVPVYSMHYDPQYFPNPSKFDPERFSDENVESIQPYTYLPFGAGPRNYIGMRFALQTVILHTIRNVKVVRTQKTKVPLEFKKGFSVLTAKDITLGIRKGG, encoded by the exons ATGGCGCAGTGCGCTCTGTTCTTCCTCGCTGGCCAGGACACAACCTCAACAGTGATCTCGTTCACGCTGTACTTGCTCGCCATTCACCCTGACGTGCAGGAGAAGCTGAGAGAGGAAGTCGACGAGTGTTTCAAGGTTCAC GGAGAACATCCGAGCTTGGATGTTGTCACAAAACTCAAGTACCTAGACTGCGTCGTCTCCGAGTCTCTTCGAATGTATCCTCCAGCGACGCG TATTGAGCGATCACCGTATGAAGACTACGTTCTCGGAGATACGGGAGTGAAGGTGAAGAAGGGCGAGTTGGTGGCCGTCCCTGTATACTCGATGCACTACGACCCACAGTACTTTCCGAATCCTTCGAAGTTTGATCCAGAAAG gttcagtgacgAGAATGTCGAGTCCATACAACCGTACACGTACCTGCCATTTGGAGCCGGGCCTCGCAACTACATCGGCATGCGGTTCGCCCTGCAAACCGTGATTCTGCACACCATCCGAAACGTGAAGGTGGTTCGGACGCAAAAGACAAAA GTGCCCCTGGAATTCAAGAAGGGATTCAGCGTCCTTACAGCCAAAGACATCACATTAGGAATACGGAAAGGGGGCTAG